The following coding sequences lie in one Mycobacterium sp. Z3061 genomic window:
- a CDS encoding PP2C family protein-serine/threonine phosphatase: protein MPPDRLVARIPGLAARSLGTPMAAVSIVGEDDIFLMATHGLPAVGHIPREQGLCASAVMNSVPYVVHDATSDGRTAENGFVRANRVRFYACAPIVTFDGFSLGAVAVMDTEVRTVSDDQLSVLQDLAAIVMEQLDLRLASLDELGVERGLRSAAEDARDDARFQRYRAQEARDTAQRERDDARQDRDVAIRDRNIAEFDRDLTEEYAAVLQRTLLPPMLPTVEGASLAAHYHPASPRRVGGDFYDVFALGDDRWAFFIGDVEGHGVDAAVVTSLIRYTLRSAALHYSDPIDGLVELNAVLLRELDPRRFCTVLFGTFQRRPDDRGFSITIATGGHPPALLLDPTSGTAAEVRSDEGTLVGLRADAKFHTCDVILHPGQTLLFYTDGIVEARRGANPFNEDSLAAFAAEHAGPNAAGLIDELATLIPKLGPEDDIALLAISAH, encoded by the coding sequence ATGCCGCCAGATCGGCTGGTGGCACGTATACCCGGTCTAGCGGCTCGGTCCCTCGGCACGCCGATGGCGGCAGTGTCGATCGTCGGTGAGGACGACATTTTCCTCATGGCCACGCACGGCCTACCGGCCGTAGGGCACATCCCGCGGGAGCAGGGGTTGTGCGCGTCAGCTGTGATGAACAGCGTCCCGTACGTCGTGCACGACGCGACCTCTGATGGCCGCACCGCCGAAAACGGGTTCGTGCGCGCAAACCGGGTCAGGTTCTACGCCTGCGCTCCCATCGTGACCTTCGACGGATTCAGCCTCGGCGCGGTCGCCGTAATGGACACCGAGGTTCGCACGGTCTCGGACGACCAACTCTCGGTGTTGCAGGATCTGGCGGCGATCGTGATGGAGCAACTCGACTTGCGCCTGGCTTCGCTGGATGAGCTCGGGGTGGAACGCGGTCTGCGCAGCGCTGCCGAGGACGCTCGCGACGACGCACGGTTCCAGCGCTACCGCGCTCAGGAGGCCCGGGACACCGCCCAGCGGGAGCGCGACGATGCGCGTCAGGATCGCGACGTCGCGATCCGGGATCGCAACATTGCAGAGTTCGACCGTGACCTGACCGAGGAGTATGCGGCGGTCCTGCAACGGACGTTGCTACCACCGATGCTGCCGACCGTCGAGGGCGCTTCCCTGGCCGCCCACTATCACCCGGCGTCCCCGCGCCGGGTCGGCGGAGATTTCTACGACGTGTTCGCCCTCGGCGACGACCGGTGGGCCTTCTTCATCGGCGATGTCGAAGGCCACGGGGTGGACGCCGCGGTGGTGACATCGCTGATCCGGTATACGTTGCGGTCTGCCGCTCTGCATTACAGCGACCCGATTGACGGGCTGGTGGAACTCAACGCGGTGCTGCTGCGCGAGCTGGATCCACGGCGTTTCTGTACGGTCCTGTTCGGAACCTTTCAGCGGCGCCCCGACGACCGGGGCTTCTCTATCACCATCGCCACCGGCGGTCACCCGCCGGCACTGTTGCTCGACCCCACGAGCGGCACGGCGGCCGAAGTGCGCTCCGACGAGGGAACCCTGGTCGGGCTGCGAGCGGACGCGAAATTCCACACCTGCGACGTCATCCTGCACCCCGGCCAGACGCTGTTGTTTTACACCGACGGCATCGTCGAGGCCCGCCGCGGCGCGAACCCGTTCAACGAGGACAGCCTGGCAGCCTTCGCCGCCGAGCACGCCGGACCGAATGCCGCAGGGCTGATCGACGAACTGGCCACCTTGATCCCCAAGCTAGGACCGGAGGACGACATCGCCCTGCTGGCTATCAGCGCCCACTAG
- a CDS encoding PPE family protein, protein MTAAIWMALPPEVHSALLSQGPGPGPMLAAAAAWQSLSAEYAAAADEVSDLMATRPGGWEGSGAEAWTEAHAPFAAWLLQASADSVARAAQHEMVAVAYSAALAAMPTLSELAANHLMHAALVATNFFGINAIPIALNEADYFRMWIQAATTMTVYEADSAASVASTPLPVPAPQILRSAGAAQAQPAASLDPVRVALNALEPVLNSFGINPLIRNPLVSNVVTSFIADVLEYFGVYWDPAAGMLNGLDYEYYADATQPMWYLARGLELIGDSMQMSQNPAQALQYMVALAIFDWPTHIAQLGTAISQSPLLLAAAGGAMVVPAASAGGLAGLAGLTAAPPSVSAPVTLPGPAAPSAWPAAGMSTSPTAVSVAPTSAPAPAPAPTNGPASVGSPAPTPPAPGAGFAPPYAVAPPGLGFGSGMPASAGASARKKASEPEQAPVADAARAAERRRARARQRARTTQRQPGDEYVDMGVDVDPDWDEPPGSVVSTASHHGAERFGLAGTVSRDTATEAAGLARLSDSEFGDGPTTPMLPSNWR, encoded by the coding sequence ATGACGGCGGCTATATGGATGGCCCTCCCACCCGAGGTGCACTCCGCGCTGTTGAGCCAGGGGCCGGGGCCGGGGCCGATGTTGGCGGCCGCGGCAGCGTGGCAGTCCCTGAGCGCCGAATACGCCGCCGCGGCTGACGAGGTCAGCGACCTGATGGCCACGCGGCCGGGCGGGTGGGAGGGTTCCGGCGCCGAAGCATGGACGGAGGCCCACGCGCCTTTTGCGGCGTGGTTACTGCAAGCCAGCGCGGACAGCGTCGCGCGCGCCGCGCAGCACGAGATGGTCGCGGTGGCGTACTCGGCGGCCTTGGCCGCCATGCCGACCCTGTCGGAACTGGCCGCCAACCACTTGATGCATGCCGCCTTGGTCGCGACCAACTTCTTCGGGATCAACGCGATCCCGATCGCGCTCAATGAAGCCGACTACTTCCGGATGTGGATCCAGGCCGCGACCACGATGACCGTCTACGAAGCCGATTCGGCCGCGTCGGTCGCGTCGACCCCACTTCCGGTGCCTGCCCCGCAAATCCTGCGTTCTGCTGGGGCGGCGCAAGCTCAACCCGCAGCATCGCTCGATCCGGTGCGGGTCGCGCTCAACGCGCTCGAACCGGTCCTGAACAGCTTCGGCATCAACCCGCTGATTCGCAATCCGTTGGTTTCCAACGTCGTCACCTCGTTCATCGCAGACGTTCTGGAGTACTTCGGCGTGTACTGGGACCCCGCCGCCGGAATGCTGAACGGACTCGATTACGAGTACTACGCCGACGCCACGCAACCGATGTGGTACCTCGCTCGAGGCCTCGAACTGATCGGCGACTCGATGCAGATGTCGCAGAACCCGGCGCAGGCGCTGCAGTACATGGTGGCGCTCGCCATCTTCGACTGGCCCACTCACATAGCGCAGTTGGGCACTGCCATCAGCCAATCCCCGCTATTGCTGGCCGCGGCGGGCGGCGCAATGGTGGTACCGGCCGCGTCGGCCGGTGGGTTGGCCGGGTTGGCCGGGTTGACCGCGGCACCTCCGTCGGTTTCCGCTCCCGTCACACTGCCCGGGCCTGCTGCGCCCAGCGCCTGGCCCGCGGCCGGGATGAGTACTTCGCCAACAGCTGTCAGTGTGGCACCGACGAGTGCACCGGCGCCCGCTCCTGCCCCGACGAACGGCCCCGCATCCGTTGGTTCGCCGGCCCCCACGCCGCCCGCGCCGGGAGCCGGCTTCGCGCCTCCCTATGCGGTGGCACCTCCTGGTCTCGGATTCGGTTCCGGAATGCCGGCGAGCGCCGGCGCGAGCGCCAGGAAAAAGGCGTCCGAGCCGGAGCAGGCGCCAGTGGCAGATGCGGCCCGGGCCGCAGAACGCCGTCGGGCGCGGGCGCGGCAACGCGCGCGCACCACCCAGCGTCAACCCGGCGACGAGTACGTGGATATGGGCGTCGACGTCGACCCGGACTGGGACGAACCGCCCGGCAGCGTCGTCTCGACGGCGTCACATCACGGTGCTGAGCGGTTCGGATTGGCCGGCACAGTCAGCCGGGATACAGCAACCGAGGCTGCCGGCTTGGCGAGGCTGAGCGACAGCGAATTCGGTGATGGCCCGACCACGCCGATGCTGCCGAGCAACTGGCGGTAG